One stretch of Hevea brasiliensis isolate MT/VB/25A 57/8 chromosome 12, ASM3005281v1, whole genome shotgun sequence DNA includes these proteins:
- the LOC110631592 gene encoding elongation of fatty acids protein 3-like — MTLSALQGFKHCLAEHPSIVNFRWSITQTWGSTWFFIFSAIAIYIAASVTLHILLSLLLSRSRRVSLGPIPAIHSLTMALISAFIFIGILFSTAAEIRDTRWFWPRTRTTTAFQWLLCFPLGTRSTGRVFFWSYAFYLSRFLHLFRTFFTILQHRKLSFFTLFNQSILLFMSFLWLEFSQSFQVLAILLTTLLYSLVYGYRFWTAIGLPRAHFRFVVNLQVVLLGCNLLCHFGVLFLHFLKGGCNGMVAWGLNSVLNGVILLLFLRFYVKLHLIKRKASMVSEFEGSYSLHVHSASEIRSEKAS; from the coding sequence ATGACACTCTCCGCGTTACAGGGCTTCAAGCATTGCTTAGCGGAGCACCCATCAATAGTAAACTTCCGGTGGAGCATTACCCAGACATGGGGCTCCACCTGGTTCTTTATCTTTTCTGCCATAGCCATCTACATCGCCGCCTCTGTCACCCTCCACATCCTCCTCTCCCTTCTCCTCAGCCGTAGCCGCCGTGTCTCACTTGGCCCCATCCCAGCCATCCACAGCCTCACCATGGCGCTTATCTCGGCCTTCATTTTCATCGGTATACTTTTCTCAACCGCCGCCGAGATCCGCGACACGCGATGGTTCTGGCCTCGCACCAGGACCACAACTGCGTTCCAGTGGCTCCTTTGTTTTCCACTTGGGACGCGCTCCACCGGCCGCGTCTTCTTTTGGTCCTACGCTTTCTACCTCTCTCGGTTCCTTCACCTATTCCGTACATTCTTCACAATCCTCCAGCACCGTAAACTCTCCTTCTTTACGCTCTTTAACCAATCCATTCTCTTGTTCATGTCCTTTCTTTGGCTCGAATTCTCTCAGTCTTTCCAAGTGTTGGCTATACTCCTGACAACTTTATTATACTCTCTGGTTTATGGGTACCGGTTTTGGACTGCAATAGGGTTGCCAAGGGCACATTTCCGTTTTGTAGTGAACTTGCAGGTTGTTCTTTTGGGTTGCAATCTACTCTGCCATTTTGGAGTGCTTTTCTTGCATTTCTTGAAAGGTGGGTGCAATGGGATGGTAGCTTGGGGCTTAAACTCTGTATTGAATGGCGTGATTCTGCTGTTGTTTTTGAGGTTTTACGTGAAGTTACATTTGATAAAGAGGAAGGCCAGCATGGTGAGTGAATTCGAGGGTTCTTATTCGCTGCATGTGCACTCTGCTTCGGAGATAAGGAGTGAAAAAGCGAGTTGA